The DNA sequence GCCGACCACACGGCCCGCGACGGGCGCGGCGAGCTCGGTGCCCTTGGCGGGGGTGGAGGCGGGGGCGGGGGCACCGGCTGAGGAGGCGGATGCGGTGGCGGTGGACGCGCCCACGGCGGTCGTGGCGCCCACGGCGCTCGCGCCGACTGTGACGAGCTCGCGGTCATCGGCCGCCGCGGCCTCCCCGCGGGAGGCGGCCTCGGCGGCGTCGCGCTCGGCGTTGGCCTGGACGCGGTCCTCCGGGGTGCGGAAGTCGGAGAAGTAGACGAGCGCCATCGAGACGAAGAAGGCGGCCGTGATCGCGATGCCGTAGGTGGCCATCGGGGAGAAGACCGGGATGGTCAGCAGGGAGGTGAAGGCGAAGGCCTTGGTGTCCACGCCGCCCAGGACGCCCACGATCACGCCGCCCACGAGGCAGCCCACGAGCATGCGCGGATAGATCCGCTTGAACCGCAGGTGGATGCCGTACAGCGACGGCTCGGAGATGCCGCCGAGCAGACCCGCGGCCAGGGCGCCGGTCGCGGTCTGGCGCATCTCCTTCTCGCGGTGGCGCAGCGAGAGCAGCAGGACACCGGCGGTGGCGCCGAAGCAGGCGAAGTTCCAAGCGCCCATCGGGCCCTGGATGAAGTCGTAGCCGAGGGTGTTGATGTTCACGAGCATGAGCGCGTTCAGCGGCCAGTGCAGGCCCAGCGGCACCAGGAACGGGTACAGCAGCGGGATGAGGATCGCGAAGACGATCGGGGCGTTGCCGTTCAGCCAGGACAGGCCCTCACCGAGGCCGTTGCCGGCCCAGACGCCCAGCGGGCCGATGAGGAAGGCGGTGATCGGGATCATGATCAGCATGCTGAAGAACGGCACGAAGACCAGGTGCACGGCCTCCGGGAAGACGCGCTGCAGGCCCTTGTAGACCAGGGCGAGCAGGGCGACCATCAGCAGCGGCACGAACACCTGGCCGCCGTAGTCGTTCAGCTGCATCGGCAGTCCGAAGACGTGCGCCACGCACTCCTGGGTGCCCAGGGTTCCGTTGGTGGTGCAGGTGATGCCGGGGATGCCGGACTTCGGGTTGAGCATGCCCGTGAAGTTCGGGGTCATCACCGCGGCCATCACCGCGGCGCCGACCCAGGGGTCGATCTTCAGCTTCTTGGCCGCGTTGTAGGCGACCATGATGGGCAGGAAGTACAGCACCGAGCGCCACATGGCGTCGACGAACACCCAGGTGGCGGACTTGTCGGCAGCGCGGAAGTCGACGAAGCCGAGGGCGTCGAGGACGGAGGCGATCGCGATGATGAGCGAGGAGCCCAGCAGGACGCCCATGAGGGGGCGGAACGAGTCGGACAGGTACTCGAAGAAGTTGTCGACCACGGCGTAGCGTCCGCGGCTCTTGGCCCGCATCGCGGCCTTGACGTCCGCGTCGGACTTCGGGCCGGGCGTGCCGCCGCCGCTCATCGACGGCAGGTTCATGATCTCGGAGTAGACGCGTGCGACGGCGCCGCCGATCACGATCTGCAGACGGTCGCCGGACTGCGGCACGGTGGCCATGACGCCGTCGAGGGCATCGAGCGCGGCCGCGTCGGCCTTCGCCCCGTCGTGGAGCTGGAAGCGCAGCCTCGTCGCGCAGTGCGTGAGGCTCTCGATGTTCTCGGCTCCGCCGACGCCGCGGAGGATCTGCTCCGCGAGCGTGCCGGGTCCGGCTACGGGTGTGTTCATGATGCGTCCTTGCATCCTGGGGCTGATGCCATCCTGCTTCGGTTCGCGATCTCTCACGCCCGGATCCGGGCAACAAAAAAGGCCCGGGTCGCGCACGCGGCGCCACCCAGGCCTTGCCTCCCCTCAAGCGGTGCACCGCCTTGACGTCGCGTGGCGACGAAGATGGTGTCCTCGGGGAGTAACAATCCTGCGATCGAGATCGATCAGACAAAACCTTAACACCGGGAAATGCGTGCCCGGGACGGCGGCGCCGTGACGCGCCTCGTGGAGCGGGATCGGCGGCTCCCGGCGGGGCGCCCCCTAGGGCCTGCGGGCCAGCAAGTGGGAGTCGAGGAAGCCGCGTTCGGAGGCCGGGTCGTGGAGGAGGCGGGCGAACGTGACGAGACCGGCTCCGGTGAGCAGCTCGGCGAGCCGGTCCGCCGGCCAGCTGTAGGCGGGCGTCACCTTGTGGTCGAAGCGGACCGGATCCGGTCCGTCGGTCCCGAAGAACGAGACCAGGAGCAGGCCCCCCGGTGCGAGGACGCGGACCTGCTCGGCGAGCAGCGCGGGCAGTTCCGCGGGCGGGGTGTGGATCATCGAGTAGTGAGCCAGTACGCCGCCGAGCGAGCCGTCCTCGATGGGGAGGGCCTCCATGCGGGCCTCGTCGAACCGTAGCGCCGGATGGGCCCGGCGGGCGTGGTCGATCATGGCCGGCGAGAGGTCGAGCCCGAAGGGGTCCAGTCCGAGGTCGTGCAGCATGGCCGTGAGGTGTCCGGGGCCGCACCCGACGTCGGCTGTTCGCGGGTTCCCCGTGCCTCGCACCAGCTCGGCGAAGGTGGTGATCATGGCGCGCGCGAAGGGCTGTGTCTCCAGCCGATCCGCGAACATCGACGCGTACAGCTCGACGATCCCGTCGTAGGCCACCCTGGTCCGCTCTTGATGATCCGCCACGCGAAGGAAGCTAGCATCCGCGCGGGGTGACCCGCCCCGCCGAGTCCGAGAGGGAGCGCCCCGGGGTGGCCCGAGACGACGCCCGGTGTTCGGTGGGGGTGATTCCGTAGGCTTCGCGGAAGGCCCGGCTGAACGTGGTGGCGCTGGAGAATCCCCAGCGGGCCGCGATCACTTGAACGGGCTGACCGCTCAGGTTCCCGCGTGCGAGGTCGGCGTGGGCCCGCTCCAGCCTGCTCTCGCGGATGCGTGCCGCGATGCTCAGGTCCTGGCCCGCGAAGAGGGCGTGGAGGCCGCGCAGGGACATGTTGTGCCGGTCCGCGATCACCTGAGGGGTCAGGCCCGGGTCGCCGAGGTTGTTCTCGATGAAGCGGTGGATCCGCTGCAAGGCCTCCTGGGTGCGCGCCTCGGCGGGCGCCTCGCCGAGGTCACCCAGCTGCTGCGCGAGGCACGCCGCGGCCAGGTCGAGGGCGATGGCCCCCATCCCGCGCAGCTCCTCCGGGCGGCAGCGCGGGCCGTGTGTGAGCAGCGTCTTCAGGAAGTCGGCCAGGATCGCCCCTGAGCCCGTGTCCGCGGCCAGGCTCTGCGCGAGCAGGAGGTCCACCCGGTTCGGGCGCAGCGCCAGGGCCGGGCGGGGTATCTGCAGCACGATCGTCTCCACCTGCCCGCCCGCGCAGGCCCCTGCGCTCGGTCGTGAGCTGTCCGTGAGCACGAGCCCCCCGGCGACCACCGCATCACGGCCCCGCTGAGAGATGCGCACCTTGCCCTGCGTCACGAGGGCCAGCTGGAAGTGCTCGGGGTCACCACGCCGGATGTGGGCCGAGGTACGGCGCGAGAGCACCGGCGAGCAGGCCAGGGACGACAACCGCACCACGCCGAGATCCAGCTCCGTGATCTTCGCGCGGAAGTCGGCCGTGTCCGGGGTGCTGAGCATGACCGGCATCACCTCGCTGGACACCGCCTCGCAGAACCAGTCGAACCTGTCCTCGCGCGCCACGACGTCTTCCGACGCCCCCAGCGAGCCCATGCGATCACCCACACCCTTTGACCTGGCGGTGAACCAGTCCTTCACCGGTCGACCCACCGCCGCGCTTCCCCCCGTCACGCGATCAAGTATCTGCCACACGAATCCGGCGGGGACCCGTCCTCGTGCCCGGTTCCGCACCCCCCCTACCGCCCCGTTGCCTCACCAGGTATCTTGCATCGCATGGAACCAGGTGATTCGACCAAGCAGGCCCGGGCGGCCGCCCAGCTGCGCAAGGGGGTGCTGGAGTACTGCGTGCTCGCCCTGATGCGGGACCGCCCCCGCTACGGCGTGGAGCTCCTCCACGCCCTGGAGGACTCCGGGACCCTGGCCACCAGCCAGGGCACCGTCTACCCGCTGCTCTCGCGGTTGCGCCGCGACGACCTGGTCACCACCACCTGGCAGGAGTCCGCCTCCGGGCCGCCCCGCCGCTACTACGCGCTCACCGACAGCGGCCGCGCCGCGCTCGACGAGTTCACCCGCGTCTGGCCCGGCTTCCGCAACGCCGTCGACGCCTTCCTGACCACCCCGCACCACTCCACCGGAGAATCCGCATGAAGACCTCGGCCGACCCCGTACGCGACTACCTCTCCGCCGTCGAGCGCGAGGCCTCCGCCCTGCCCGCCGACCGTCGCCGGGAACTCCTCGCCGACCTCGCCGAGCACATCGAGGTGACCCGCGCCGAGCGTCCCGACGTCACGATCGGCGAGGTCCTGGCGGAGCTGGGGGACCCCCGTACGATCGCGGCGACCGCACTGGCCGAGGCGGGCGACGGAGTCGCCGGGACCCCGGCCCCGAGCGGCGCCGGCGCACCCGTCCGGCAGGGCAAGGTGCACCCCCTGGTCCCGCTCCTGATGCTGACCGTCCCCTTCCTCGTCGCCGCGGTCCTCCCCTACAGCGACGCCACGGCCTTCTTGAGCACCTTGTTCCGCGTCATCGGCGCGGTGCTCCTCTGCACCTCCGTGCACTGGACCTCCGCCCAGAAGACGACCGGTGTTCTGCTCACCGCCGTCCTGCCGACCCTCGCCATCGCCATCTGGAAGTTGTTCGCCGCCGCGCCGACGGGCGACAGCGCCGCCAACCTGGCCAACCTGGCGACGCTCGTCCTGCTGGCCGCCACGACGGCCTGGCTCTGGCGGATCCGCCGCGCCTGAGGCGCTGTTCCCGGATGCGGATCCGGCAAGAGCCTCAGGTGAGGGACTGGGCGGCGTAGAGGGTGCCGACGGCGGCGGCCAGGGTCCCCAGGAGGAGCCGGAGGGCCTTCTCGGGGAGGTGGGGCTGGACGCGGGCGCCGAGGTAGCCGCCGATGAGTCCCCCCGCCCCGCAGGCCAGGCCCAGGAACCAGTCCGGCGCGATGCTGCCCGGCCCGGAGAGCGCCAGCAGGGCGTACGTGGCGGCGCCGACCACGGAGGTGGCGAAGGTCGAGGCCAGGGCCGCCGGGGCGACTTGGGCCACGGGCGCCCCGCGGCCGACGAGGACGGGGCCGAGGAGGGAGCCGCCGCCGATGCCGTAGATCCCGCCGACCACGCCGACGGCCAGGGCCAGACCGGTCACCGCGCGCGGCGACAGCGCGTCACGGGCCTGTCGGGAACGTCGGGACGGCAGGAGCGTGCGGATGATCAGCCACAGCCCGAGCGGAAGCAGGAAGCCGGCCACGAGGGCCTTGAAGACGACCGGGCCCGGGATCGCGAAAACCCGGATGGCGGCGCCGACGACCACGCCGGGCAGGGTTCCGAGGACCAGCCTCCGTACCAACGGCCCGTGCAGGGTGCCGGTGCGGTGGTGGCGCAGGAGCGCACCGGGGCCGGCGACGACGTTGTAGAGCAGGTTGGTCGGTGTGACCGCAGGGCTCGGGACCGCGAACACGCTCAGCTGTACGGGCAGCAGGAACACCGCCCCGGAGACGCCGACCGGTGCGGTGATCACCGCGATCAGCAGGCCGGTGACGAGGCCGGCCAGGCCGGTCCCCCAGTCCAAGGCCGTTCAGCCGCGTTCGACGTGCACGCTGGTCGACTTCACTCGGGCGGTGACCGTCACGCCCGGCTCCAGGCCGAGTTCCTCGACGGCCTCCCGGGTCAGCAGCGACACCACCCGGTGCGGCCCCGCCTGGACCTCCACCTGCGCCGAGACGGTGCCCAGCCTGATCGCGGTCACGATCCCCGGGAAGGCGTTGCGCGCCGAGGTGTACGGGGTGTCCTCGCCGTCGGCGCCTTCATGGGCGACCTCCACGCAGAACGCGGCGAGGTCGGGCCCCTCCACGATGCGCCGGTTGCCCTGCCGGTGGGTCGGGAAGCGGCTCGCGTCGGCCCACCGCCGCACCGTGTCCACGCTCACGCCCAGCAGCTCGGCGGCCTGCCCCATCGTGTACGACTCCATGAGGTCCACCCTAGGGGCAGCAGGGCATGGGCAGGTTCACCGCCCTCGGCCCCCGCCGGAGCGGGCTCCCGCCGGGGCAAACCGATCATCGGTTTGCCCTCCTCGGGCAAGTGGGTAGATCATGCCTCGTGATCGGCAGTCGTGTGTCCGAAGTACCGCTTCACCAAGCGTCGGAGGACCAGGGCAAGCAACCCACACCCAAGGGTCCTCACAAGCGAGGACCCTCGTCCCCGACAGGGAGCATTCAGATGGCCACCGGAACTGTGAAGTGGTTCAACTCGGAAAAGGGCTTCGGCTTCATCGAGCAGGACGGCGGCGGCCCCGACGTCTTCGCCCACTACTCCAACATCAACGCCCAGGGCTTCCGTGAGCTCCAGGAGGGCCAGAAGGTCGAGTTCCAGGTCACGCAGGGCCAGAAGGGCCCGCAGGCCGAGGACATCCGTCCCCTCTGAGCCGCAGCTCTGAGCGCAGCATCCAGACGCCCCGCATCGCTTCGGTGCGGGGCGTCGCCGCGTCCGTGGCCCGCAGACCGCGGGCCGTGGCCGGCAGCCGCACCCCGCAGCCCGCGGGCACCTCGCCGTCGGGCCGGTCCGGGTCCCGCCGTACTCTGTGCGGGTGATCCTGCACAGCCTTCACGACCGATCAGCCCTGGCCGCCCGCTTCGAACGGGATCCGGCCGTGAACCTGATGGAGCTCGGCGACCTCGACGACCTGCCGTGGCCCCACACCAGCTGGTACACCCTTTCCGAAGACGGGCCGGTGGCGCTCCTCTACGCCGTCGGCGACATCCCGACCCTGCTGGGGTTCACCCGCCCCGGGCAAGCGGCCGCCCTGGAGGAACTCGCCGAGGCACTGCTGCCCGTACTCCCCCGGCGCTTTCTCGGGCATCTGACCGGAAACGCCGCGAAGGTACTGGAATCCGCGTACGCCGCGGAGTCGCACAGCACCCTGC is a window from the Streptomyces sp. NBC_01244 genome containing:
- a CDS encoding glucose PTS transporter subunit IIA: MNTPVAGPGTLAEQILRGVGGAENIESLTHCATRLRFQLHDGAKADAAALDALDGVMATVPQSGDRLQIVIGGAVARVYSEIMNLPSMSGGGTPGPKSDADVKAAMRAKSRGRYAVVDNFFEYLSDSFRPLMGVLLGSSLIIAIASVLDALGFVDFRAADKSATWVFVDAMWRSVLYFLPIMVAYNAAKKLKIDPWVGAAVMAAVMTPNFTGMLNPKSGIPGITCTTNGTLGTQECVAHVFGLPMQLNDYGGQVFVPLLMVALLALVYKGLQRVFPEAVHLVFVPFFSMLIMIPITAFLIGPLGVWAGNGLGEGLSWLNGNAPIVFAILIPLLYPFLVPLGLHWPLNALMLVNINTLGYDFIQGPMGAWNFACFGATAGVLLLSLRHREKEMRQTATGALAAGLLGGISEPSLYGIHLRFKRIYPRMLVGCLVGGVIVGVLGGVDTKAFAFTSLLTIPVFSPMATYGIAITAAFFVSMALVYFSDFRTPEDRVQANAERDAAEAASRGEAAAADDRELVTVGASAVGATTAVGASTATASASSAGAPAPASTPAKGTELAAPVAGRVVGLDEVGDPVFASRALGEGVGIEPADGRIVAPVDGELIIVAATGHAFGIRTADGVEVLIHIGIDTVQMRGEGFDVRVEAGTQVSVGDLLAEVDLDAVRAAEHPTVTLMTVTNTADLTSVEPHTGQTVAAGAPVVTVRR
- a CDS encoding class I SAM-dependent methyltransferase encodes the protein MADHQERTRVAYDGIVELYASMFADRLETQPFARAMITTFAELVRGTGNPRTADVGCGPGHLTAMLHDLGLDPFGLDLSPAMIDHARRAHPALRFDEARMEALPIEDGSLGGVLAHYSMIHTPPAELPALLAEQVRVLAPGGLLLVSFFGTDGPDPVRFDHKVTPAYSWPADRLAELLTGAGLVTFARLLHDPASERGFLDSHLLARRP
- a CDS encoding helix-turn-helix domain-containing protein; this encodes MGSLGASEDVVAREDRFDWFCEAVSSEVMPVMLSTPDTADFRAKITELDLGVVRLSSLACSPVLSRRTSAHIRRGDPEHFQLALVTQGKVRISQRGRDAVVAGGLVLTDSSRPSAGACAGGQVETIVLQIPRPALALRPNRVDLLLAQSLAADTGSGAILADFLKTLLTHGPRCRPEELRGMGAIALDLAAACLAQQLGDLGEAPAEARTQEALQRIHRFIENNLGDPGLTPQVIADRHNMSLRGLHALFAGQDLSIAARIRESRLERAHADLARGNLSGQPVQVIAARWGFSSATTFSRAFREAYGITPTEHRASSRATPGRSLSDSAGRVTPRGC
- a CDS encoding PadR family transcriptional regulator; the encoded protein is MEPGDSTKQARAAAQLRKGVLEYCVLALMRDRPRYGVELLHALEDSGTLATSQGTVYPLLSRLRRDDLVTTTWQESASGPPRRYYALTDSGRAALDEFTRVWPGFRNAVDAFLTTPHHSTGESA
- a CDS encoding HAAS signaling domain-containing protein, yielding MKTSADPVRDYLSAVEREASALPADRRRELLADLAEHIEVTRAERPDVTIGEVLAELGDPRTIAATALAEAGDGVAGTPAPSGAGAPVRQGKVHPLVPLLMLTVPFLVAAVLPYSDATAFLSTLFRVIGAVLLCTSVHWTSAQKTTGVLLTAVLPTLAIAIWKLFAAAPTGDSAANLANLATLVLLAATTAWLWRIRRA
- a CDS encoding sulfite exporter TauE/SafE family protein is translated as MDWGTGLAGLVTGLLIAVITAPVGVSGAVFLLPVQLSVFAVPSPAVTPTNLLYNVVAGPGALLRHHRTGTLHGPLVRRLVLGTLPGVVVGAAIRVFAIPGPVVFKALVAGFLLPLGLWLIIRTLLPSRRSRQARDALSPRAVTGLALAVGVVGGIYGIGGGSLLGPVLVGRGAPVAQVAPAALASTFATSVVGAATYALLALSGPGSIAPDWFLGLACGAGGLIGGYLGARVQPHLPEKALRLLLGTLAAAVGTLYAAQSLT
- a CDS encoding TOBE domain-containing protein, which translates into the protein MESYTMGQAAELLGVSVDTVRRWADASRFPTHRQGNRRIVEGPDLAAFCVEVAHEGADGEDTPYTSARNAFPGIVTAIRLGTVSAQVEVQAGPHRVVSLLTREAVEELGLEPGVTVTARVKSTSVHVERG
- a CDS encoding cold-shock protein, translating into MATGTVKWFNSEKGFGFIEQDGGGPDVFAHYSNINAQGFRELQEGQKVEFQVTQGQKGPQAEDIRPL